CATCTCGCCCGCGCCGTGGTCGGCTCGCAGCAGGCGGTGCTCGCCGTGCTCTTGACCATGACGGTGCTGGCCTTCTCCTCGCCTGCGCTGGACTTCGGGCCCCTGGTGCTGGCGCGGCCGCTCTGGGCGCTGTTGCTGCTGCACTCCTGGCAAATCATCGGCCAGCGCCGCGGCAATGCCTGGTTTGCCTGGTCGATCGAGGCCGGCCTCTTGTTGCTCACGACGCCTGCCGCGATCTTCCTCCTCCTGTTGATCGTCGCCTTCGCGGTTTCGACCGCCGGCGGCCGCAGGACGTTGCGTGGGCTCGATCCGCTGTTCGCATTGATCGTGGTCGCCGTGCTGGCGCTGCCCTATGCGGTCTGGCTGATGCGTGCCGAGACGTTGACGCTGCCGGCCTTGCCGCAGGGATCCGAGCTCAACGCGCGCGCGCTGCACGCAGCCTGGCTGCTTGGTGGGCTCGTGCTTGGCGCGGCGGCGATCCCCGCATTGACTTTCCTCAATACCGGCCTGTTTGCCGGCAAGGGCGAGGAGCCGCCGATCATCTACCGGCCGCCGGTCGCGCCGCTCGCGCGCAATTTCGTCTATTTCTTCGCGGTCGCGCCCGCACTCGGCGCGGTGCTGATCTCCGGCCTGCTCGGGCTCGAATCCGTCGTCGGCGGCGCCGGCGTCGTGCTGCTGATGTCGGGCCTCGCCGTGGTCGTTGCCGCCGGCGATCTGATCGCGATGCGCCGCGCGCGAATGCTGCGCATGGTCTGGGCCGCCGCGGTCGTGGCGCCTGCCATCGGCGTCGTGCTTGCCGTCCTGCTCATGCCCTGGACCGGCACCAACGAGATCGCGACCTCGATGCCGGGGCGCGCCATCGCGGATTTCTTCGACGAAAGCTTTGCCCGCCGCACCAACCAACGCCTGCGCGCGGTCGCCGGCGAGACTCAGCTTGCGAGCCTGATCACGCTGCATTCCGGCCGGCCGCATCTGTTCATCGACGACGATCCTGCGCGCACGCCGTGGATGAACCAGACCAAATTCAGAGAGACCGGCGGTGTCGTGGTTTGGCGCGCTTCCGACACCGCGGGCACGCCGCCGCCGGAGATCCTGAAGCGCTTCCCCGGCATCGTGCCGGAAGTCCCGCGCGCCTTCGAATGGCTGGTTACCGGCCGCCAGCAGCTGCTGCGCATCGGCTGGGCCATCGTGCGGCCGAAGGGGACCTAGCGCTCTCGGATATCTCCACGGGGGCGGTCTGGATTGTTTCGCTGCGCTCGCAATGACGAGGATGGAGCGTCACGCGTCTTGCGCCAGCGCCTTCGCGATCGACCGTAGATCCTGCCACGCCAGCCGCTTGTAGGCCGGCGAGCGCAACAGATAGGCCGGGTGAAACGTCGGCAGCGCGCGAATGGTGCGCTGGCCGGTCTCATAGTCGAACCAGCGCCCGCGCGTGCGCATGATGCCGTCGCGCGTCGACAGCAGCGTCTGCGTCGAGGGATTGCCGAGCGTCACCAGCACATCCGGATCGACCAGCTCGATCTGGCGCTGGATGAAGGGCAGGCAGATCTGAGTCTCCTGCGGCGTCGGCGTGCGGTTGCCGGGCGGCCGCCAGGGTATGACGTTGGCGATGTAGGCGGTGGTGCGATTGAGGCCTATGGCGCCGATCATCAGATCGAGCAGCTTGCCGCTGCGGCCGACGAAGGGCAGCCCTTCGATGTCCTCGTCGCGCCCCGGCGCCTCGCCGACGAACATGACGCGCGCCTTGGGATTGCCGTCGGCGAACACCAGCCGCGTCGCGGTGTGCTTCAGCGCGCAGCCCTCGAAGCTCTGCATCAGCTCGCGCAGCGC
This genomic stretch from Bradyrhizobium daqingense harbors:
- a CDS encoding uracil-DNA glycosylase, producing MIPEPAPTVRELLAFYLEAGVDCALAEEPIDRLAELDAPPPAPRAAAPVEAPRPLAAPTVMRGETAPAPDVAIASAREAARTAPTLEALRELMQSFEGCALKHTATRLVFADGNPKARVMFVGEAPGRDEDIEGLPFVGRSGKLLDLMIGAIGLNRTTAYIANVIPWRPPGNRTPTPQETQICLPFIQRQIELVDPDVLVTLGNPSTQTLLSTRDGIMRTRGRWFDYETGQRTIRALPTFHPAYLLRSPAYKRLAWQDLRSIAKALAQDA
- a CDS encoding glycosyltransferase family 39 protein, whose amino-acid sequence is MRFTSLVIELIRARPRLIVWIAVLLQAAMWLFVALVFYRSPPGTLATLLAFGREYQVGTDLGPPLPIWLADIAYRAAGGHMLGVYVLAQLCEIATFIALYHLARAVVGSQQAVLAVLLTMTVLAFSSPALDFGPLVLARPLWALLLLHSWQIIGQRRGNAWFAWSIEAGLLLLTTPAAIFLLLLIVAFAVSTAGGRRTLRGLDPLFALIVVAVLALPYAVWLMRAETLTLPALPQGSELNARALHAAWLLGGLVLGAAAIPALTFLNTGLFAGKGEEPPIIYRPPVAPLARNFVYFFAVAPALGAVLISGLLGLESVVGGAGVVLLMSGLAVVVAAGDLIAMRRARMLRMVWAAAVVAPAIGVVLAVLLMPWTGTNEIATSMPGRAIADFFDESFARRTNQRLRAVAGETQLASLITLHSGRPHLFIDDDPARTPWMNQTKFRETGGVVVWRASDTAGTPPPEILKRFPGIVPEVPRAFEWLVTGRQQLLRIGWAIVRPKGT